The Manduca sexta isolate Smith_Timp_Sample1 chromosome 1, JHU_Msex_v1.0, whole genome shotgun sequence sequence aaattatgccaaatcttaGGACAGAGCCAACAATACCGTGATATGCAGTGATGAGTGCATTAGTACTGATTATAGGTGCCAGTTTATGCAGGGCATAAGCAGAGGAacaaatttttttgtttagttcttctGTGTGTGCTTTCCAATTCAGTTTTTTATCAATTGTTACACCTAGAAATTTGGTTGTAtctactttattaataattgttccttggtaattaatattaatgggTGGTTCTGCTAAACGTTGACTAAAgaacataatttttgttttttctaaattaatttttaaattattgttatttaaccaATTAATTGCCAGTTCcgacaaaaaaaatctagaaaatTACTGCTCAAAACGTGACAAAAAGTTTTTGATACGTAAAATTATAGtgcaaatacattacaataatcataatgatgcaattctaaataaagtaatactaaaatcattagaaaatcataataatttaaaagattaataatttaaataagaacaaaTGCTACTATAATAAAAGGAAGTTTAACTTGGCAACCtcgaattttatacaatatctaagcacgtaacacaacgcatcatgtttaggactgtagaaatttggcttacagaatactactccacgcacatttctcgaagataacatgacacggccgcgttacgcgtttacactatcatacagaataaggcccaGATTGATATAGAAACCTACCTACTACAGCTATACATATGTGGTAGAATTTGAGCCATATTCTATCCATGAGTGCGAGAGAGAAGGAAATATTGATGCAAAAAGCCTCGTAAAACCCAACGAGAGTGAGagtgttgaatatattttgtgtgcgtGTTTGgtattatgaacaaaatgtgtgtatactGATACGGTGTGGGTGTGGTAGTGTGTTAGGTGCTGTAGTGTGTATGTAGGTGCGCTCGAGGCGAACCGATGCAGTCCAGCAAGACATAGCGCgcgaatgttttatattttaaagaaaattgttttataaaattatggttaTTGTTCCATATTCAGTTTActtaggtaaataattttagggcAAGCCAGGCTTTTGGGCTTCTATGAAAATACCGCCACTGCATggttgtgcactataatatctcctatctgatctccgttgagattggcagccgtggccgaaattcggctagaagggatCCATTCCTTCATattatggaccctttgccaatGGTAGTGAAATTGAAACTGGTAGATTTTTTTGTTCGCGGAAATATACATACAGCGCATCCTTGCTAGATAGTCttctttatacatttaaataaataaaacatgtcttaatattaaataatttaatctttgGAGAACGGCGAGTACGCATTAGTTTCGACGTGGTATAATCCAGTGTACCtgcaacaaaattaaacttaaaactcAGTGAATACGACTCAAGCgtgaaaaaactatttataatgaaaattatgccCTGGAAATGCGATCTATAGGGCTAATGTCCTaagtctttttgtttttaaaggtataaaaacagcatacatatccttaaatctaaaaaaacattgcgtattgacaataagttatttgactatgtttgattatatgcatttttaatatgtaacagcaattagtacaaaaaagaaatccttctgtgaaaacagcattaaagtttcataagaaatgaggcagcaattcaaatttcaaatattgctacgtgcaggagtaggcgtggatatcgctccatctctttctttcgcacgtatCATAATgtccgctgacgtcacatgcaagtattccGTCTCTTTTCTGTTCTTTGACACTCAGTCGTACTActaaatttcaatggcttataacttgtagatttttcatcagatttcttctttttaataatttatacaacgtacaaactttataaaagttatttaagtcaaataccctGTTGGCTGATATGCATGCCACTTACAGATACAACattcacaaagtaaatataatgtgactaaCAGACAGCAATACTttagatgaataaaattaaaattttagttcgCTAGTATCATTCAGCCATAAGTAAACTTACTCAGGCTTAGGAGTGAGACCGCCCATGTTCAGAGTGCGTCCATCGCAGTCTCCAATGAGGGCCGATGCCAAATTGTCACACTGGGAGCCCAGGAACCTGCCCTTTAAAGACTCTGCTAAATAGTAGTTACATCTGAaaaatataaggtttttttattgcttttaatgacgaaacgagtttgccgttcacctgatggttagcgatacgatccataaacagtggaaactaacaacaccttgaattaaaaagtattgtttgatattctactgcgctcgccatcctgagacatgagatgttaagtcttattatgtccagttattacactggctacaatgcttccaaaccggaacactacaatgactacacactgcttcttggcggagaaatagacattgcggtggtacctacccaggtggacctTGACATACAAGAGATCTACCACTAGTCTAGTGTTCGTTTTTaagtcttaaaatataattcaacacTATGGGCTTGTTTtataacttctgagtaaatgctaccaCCAGTGGGTGTCTTTTTTGTAGTGACTGAATTTaagtatttctaaataataataatataataataatatcaggcctgtattatatacttgcccactgctgagcacgggcctcctctactactgagagggattaggccttagtccaccacgctggcctagtgcggattggtagacttcacacaccttcgaaattcctatagagaacttagatgtgcaggtttcctcacgatgtttttctttaccgttaaatcgaacgataaattcacaaagaatacaaacatgattttagaaaagtcagaggtgtgtgcctttgggatttgaacctgcggacattcgtcttggcagtccgttccacacccaactaggatatcgccgctTATTTCTAAATGTATGCCCTTAATGTATGTTTCTATATATGttattacgtatttattaatagaataatttaataaatgaatattttttgtaaaaaaatagtccaaacataacaaataaacttacaaaaataatattttcaaaacaaaacacaaacgcAAATAACCTAATTCTCCAAATTCGTATTGGCAACGAAGATGCAAACTGTAGTGACAAGAGACGGTGTGCGCGGGATGTGAAAGGAAAAGAGGCAGCGGCACGGCATTATAGAGAAATGCCTGTGCATTTCTCTATAATGCCGTGCCGCTATGACCGTGTGGTGCTATGACAGATATGACCGTGTGGTATGCATACTACAACATCCATAGGTAcaaacaatgacgttttacaaatagacgcgtcatacactaacaaaatggcacataaaaacggcgcactatttgatatagtcacgtacctgtacatataattacaaattgactcgaagaaggaataaacagatgcagcatacattcgttagaaaaggatatatatatcGACaattacgtaacaacgttagtgccgcacgctcattggccgttaagtcgggcaattaccttattttcgacttgccagtattgagctcggacaacgtatctatgtaataaaaacatcttagggtaCAAAGGTCTAACttacgcatttatattagtaacaagtaaaataaacaaagacacTTGGAagtgaaacggactgctgacacgaatgtccgcagattcaaaaccgaaacacctctgacttttgtaaagttatgtatttgtgaattatcgcttgctttaacggtggtAAACATCATGAGgagacctgcatacctgagaagttctctatagaattctgagagtatgtgaagtctacccgcactacagcgtggtggactaaggcctaatccctcttagtagaggaggcctgtatagcagtgggacagtgtacaATACAGGGCCGATGGTAtcactacattttacaaatccCTTACCTATGATGACTGCACGACCTGTCCGCACAGCCCGGCATGTTAACTCCACCATTAGGGTAGAAGTCGACATGCCCTAGCGCGGTGAGAAACCCTGACACTCCAGCGTTGGTGTGCATTACTTCGGTGTAAAGACCGTCGTCAGCTTTGAAGCGGTTCGGATTAGTTATCCATCCAGGAAGAGCGGGGTCGAGAGCTGAAATAGATTAAGGAATGCGGGATGATGTGTGCACCGGTGTTAGGTACCTACTTAGTATTTTCCAGAGGGAAGTGTGTGATTGTAtaggtggtgtagttgtattgggTACGACTGCTGTGCTAAGGTTTCGTGTTCGATTCCTGAGTTGGGATGGATTGTTTTAGGATGACGTcgagaatttgtgcctgatatggcgattggCTCGCACATCGCATCACGGGAATATACACGGCGGACAGTGGCtgagttgtgcctctgcctaccccttccgggataaaaggcgtgactCTGATGAGGTGTTCGTCTTAACGTACAGTTATagttttacccccttattcatagacgttttttatctaaggacggagtaaagctgtgataacaagtctgtttctcagtgctgacggcatggcagccttcgcagtgcgtagatatagggccgttgtgattggctaatattgttgtatctcaatattagccaatcacaacggctctatgtctgcTTCCCAGTGGCGTTGGGCACTGaggaacagacttgttatcacagctttactccatccttagataaaaaacgtttatgaataagggcgttagtttgttataatttttaatagttatatataaagggatatttttatttgcacagTAAAGTGATagtactgcatctgatggtaagtatagtCCAATAGaatagactgacgagagattacccctcagtcgacacagttatgcctgttggatatacacaggctgatcccggaatgacacgtgggccactatggagggttttaacaccacgtgtacggtggccgctatgcgctaattattttaataaactcacAAGTGATGTAAGGTACCACGCCGCCGAGGTTCCTGCCGATGATGCCGACCTGGTGTCCCCCCAGGCTGTGCCCTACCAGGTGGAAGCGGGACAGGTCCCCTCCACTCTCCTCTACCAACCACTGCAAGTACTTCGCTACACTTTcacctgaaatattttttttgtatcaaattctgatttcttactttttatcttatgtgacttatattatatataaatggtGGATATAtgtgttagaagtaaacgcaaaaattgctgaacggatttggaatTTTGACACATGGATAGACAATGCGCTGGGTtaatatacagggttattttgaaattgcattactaaatgaaactacatactggtcttcacctttgctgacattatgccaaaaattattcattaataagtaatattttcacgaaaaatcctggttttaagttctgatttttttttaaattttgtagtttaatgcgaatatggcgtatgcgtgagtgtatttctgactgaaagaaTGATATTGACACTGCAACGAATTATCTAAGAGTTGTAGTGGCTTTAGGTCGCGTACAattagaattactttttattaatatttattttgttcgaaacttacacatttttttattttacatctacggctcaagtaacttattgtaaaatattatttccaagtaaataagtatgtggtatcatttagtaacgcgatgtcaaaatgaccttgtatagacttttagcggcgtaaagttAAACACTGCTGTAGAGGAACaaatggttgcgttcctctatggaagggaaagatttccagtcaggcagatgttgcgcctgaccggccgcggcccctccgacggttcatATTCGGAGGTgatatatatgctgcacgttgCGCAAaatgtgcaagcgtgattcaggaccgatgtcgccatctatcgtgatgtCACTgcagttgtgtcactgcatcgatcctcttgcagttccggcgatgttgacgagatggcggtgtatgcatcgattgtaccgccacagaATTTTATTCCGGTAATATGCTCCCCGTGGGGAATAAAATAACACCTGGGTTCCACgcagctatctcagtgcaacaAAATACTCCGGgcccgtcccgtatgcgccgaacaAGGCCAcagcgggttttggttggtatgctggtgGTATACAGAGGggctcggtccaatgctcgctcgtaTGCTTTATTCTCGAGTGACATTGGGCCGAaagaccggtgaaactaacAAACTTTTCACTCTACCCCTAAGTGACGGTAGCGATAAAGGGTTGTATACTGTTGTAAGTTTAGAGCAAAAATAATATCCTCGAAatcaatacttatttttataccttGAAGTCCGAAAAGCTCAACTGGCCCTAGGTTAAAAGACTTGGTGTACTCACCAGACCTGATGCAGTTCAGCAAGGCTGGCAGGTAGTTCCCGGCAGCTCCAACACTCCAGTCCGTCATGATAACATTCACATCTTCAGCTTCCAGGAACGCTAACAAAATATGACAGGTGTTTACATAAATCAACGTTGAGTGTTGAAATCTTTGTGGAAAATACTATTTACCGTCTTACTCTCCTAAACTATTGGCATTAAAAGGGCGTAGTTAACACGGCACCAGCCGAATTAGTGAAaat is a genomic window containing:
- the LOC115452745 gene encoding lipase member H-like; this encodes MAMRVLVVIGIAIATARASQDAVLARLDPGPRYQYVSGENGIELQDLWLKSRDIEEAGYYDPDYHNGYHLFTRSNPSTSQPLPRGYKDTLAKSYYDPRKRTIVLVHGWQNTPTSQFHVVLIPAFLEAEDVNVIMTDWSVGAAGNYLPALLNCIRSGESVAKYLQWLVEESGGDLSRFHLVGHSLGGHQVGIIGRNLGGVVPYITSLDPALPGWITNPNRFKADDGLYTEVMHTNAGVSGFLTALGHVDFYPNGGVNMPGCADRSCSHHRCNYYLAESLKGRFLGSQCDNLASALIGDCDGRTLNMGGLTPKPEYTGLYHVETNAYSPFSKD